A single genomic interval of Anaeromicrobium sediminis harbors:
- a CDS encoding thioredoxin family protein produces MDMKQLFEKGVSFIEFVNQDKDTHKEKTLEIYNNAEIQDTIKDMIKSIDEKVNILVFAEIWCPDCMINVPALQKISDENSNFNLSIIPREGNESYLEEYKVGGKAKIPTFVFMDKDFNKMGAFVEKPLVVKNIEENGTQPEIIVTKRKYRKGEYVEETIKEIINIIKK; encoded by the coding sequence ATGGATATGAAACAACTTTTTGAAAAAGGAGTTTCCTTTATAGAGTTTGTAAATCAAGATAAAGATACTCATAAAGAAAAAACTTTAGAGATATACAATAATGCAGAGATACAAGACACTATCAAAGATATGATAAAATCCATAGATGAGAAGGTAAATATTCTAGTATTTGCTGAGATATGGTGTCCAGATTGTATGATAAATGTTCCTGCATTACAAAAAATTTCTGATGAAAATTCTAATTTCAATTTAAGTATTATACCACGAGAAGGAAATGAATCCTACTTAGAAGAATACAAGGTAGGAGGAAAAGCTAAAATTCCAACCTTTGTGTTTATGGATAAAGACTTTAATAAAATGGGAGCTTTTGTGGAGAAACCATTAGTTGTTAAGAATATAGAAGAAAACGGAACACAACCAGAAATAATAGTTACAAAGAGGAAATATAGAAAAGGCGAATATGTAGAAGAGACTATTAAGGAAATTATAAATATAATAAAAAAATAG